tcttatcagaATTTTATCGTTAATTCAAGTTGCGTTGATAGTAGATATGAATTCAAGCTTAAATGGGGGAAAGTTTAGAGCTTTCGTATGTCGATAAGTATACTCATCATTTCTTCAGTTTCCATTGATAATGGACTTGAAATTCGAGTTGAAATGGCgaaagttttaaacttttgtaCTGGAAAAATGGTTAAACGGatagtttttgaaatatatttgcaGGCGAACCAGAGAATAATAGACTCTGTGGCTACAAGGCTGCATTTCCCACCAGAGAGAGTCATATCGAATTTGGCTAATTATGGTAACACGAGCGCTGCTTCGATTCCGCTGGCTCTTGATGAGGCAGTGAGAAGCGGAAAAGTTAAACCAGGACATACCATAGCGACATCCGGTTTTGGAGCCGGTTTAACGTGGGGATCAGCAATTATGCGATGGAGGTGAATGGCTAAGTCCAACAATGTAAGTTAACTTCAGAGCCAAAGCTTTTTTCTCCCTCGAGGAACACTGGAAATTGGTTTAACCGGTCTTGTTTAGTCCGGTTAAACTAAAGGTAAAGCACATTTTGTCTGAATTcagtctctctttttttgaagGTTCattgttgttacttgtttaACTTTGTTAGTTATTTCGAATGctaataaccaaaaagaagaaagaaaagggaGCATTCTTTCATCATTTCTTGTTTGTAATGTTAAGACAACATTTCTCCATTTGCttaaatcttttcttcttctgtttttgagAACTATTagaatcaaaatgttttatatttctgTTCAATTTTCTATACGAATTAGAATCAGTCAAAGTATGTCTCAAGGCTACACCAATATAACTAAGAATATGTCTAGCCACACTAACAAAAGACTACTCTTGTATAATTGCAAGCTACATTCTCATTAATCGTTTGTCTAACAATAATAGAGccaaaccaaaactcaaaTAATACCTTAACTCTCATTAAGGTATTTTAGATTCATATCAATTTTATGATAATCCCTTAAAGCTAAACAGAAACTCGTGTCTCATGTGGGAAATCAAGATCCCAAGCATGTGGAACATGTCCTGAGCTACTGGAGAGTTAGCTTAGAAAATCCCAAGCATGTCCTTTTCATGAGATACGAGGAAATGAAAGAAGAGCCTCAAGAAACTTGCGGACTTCTTGGGGTGTCCTTTTACTAAGGACGAATAAGAGAGCGGATCCGTGGACGAGATCTTAGATGTATCTTTGCTCTTTACGTAACCAAAGTGGTTTGGACTTTGGAGGTTATTAAAACccgaaaatatataaataacgtGGATCACAAGGATTATTTCCGAAAAGGGGAAGTCAGTGACTGGAAGAATTATCATGAAATGGAGTACAAGATAGACATCATCATCCAAGAGCAACTCCAAGGTTCTGGTTTGAAATTCTAGTGTTATTTATAGGgggtttgtgttttctttgatGCAGCATAAGAAGAGTACCTTACGTTGTTGTTATGTTCcttaaaatgtattttgattgttaatttgatGTGTTTTACTATTTCTATTATCGGGTTTAAACCTGTATATACGTGTCTAGAGATTATTGACAtgtttaatacaaaataaaccaTAGGGAATAAAGTGTGTTCGCCTAAAAgatgtctctttcttctttgttatgGTTTCTTGAGACTAATTCAAGACCGGATTCGCAACCGTCGTAGACTATACTAATTTCAgtattttttcaataaaatcacaaaatgataaaaaaaaaatatattaaaaaaaaaaatggaagttGTTGTTCGGGGTGAACCTAATGACAAATACCTTGAAGACAAGACAGGATGAATATAAACTTGTTCATCTGAGTCAGATCCATGTCTAATCTTAGGTCACTATTCTACCAAGATATATTGACATTTAatgttaaataataatatacgGCCACGTATGagtttttgaatataatatgATACAGTATCGGTGGTATCGATTTAAATCTCAAATAGATATTGGATTTAGGTGATTAAATTTATGTTCTTGCAAGTGTCGTGTGAAACACCACCAATGATCAAAACGCCATAATATAAAACTACAAGTTCAAGTCATccataaaaaccaaatcttctatatattttctgaaatatATTGGATATTTGGATGAGAAAAGTTTTACACAAATTAATGTCTCAGATAATATGATACAAATTCAAGTCCTGAGCAAATATGTATGAGAATCTATTAACTATGAACTGTATATAtctgtatataaatataattagatgTGTGTGCATAGGACTTTTTGAGAcattctcacttttttttgcttgacACAACCAGATGATTGGTGAAACCAAAACGGAACTAACCTATATACGATATGtgttgaattattttattttatatttgcaGAAAAAATGTGTTAGTATATTGGATAATTTTCCAGGAGAGCACGTCTCATTCTGTGAGACCGAATGGGTCTTTTACATGTGGATCTAGTTTACACACATCtaacaatttatatattttgtcgttttttgattatttgagaTCTTGTCTTTCTAttttaaatcaattaaaaagtaCATATACAAtccaccaaaacaaaaaactaaaaatctaaCAAAGAATATATGAAGAATGAACTGAAGACATGCTGCGGTAACAAAAGTTACAAGTGAAAGAAATcagtaattttttatttattttagaagtGAATTTGGTTTGAGACAAACACGAACAATAAACTTATAAATctacttaattaattttctgcTTAGCTGAATgagtttctaaaaaaatttggttgcttattaaagattaaacaaaatgCCGATTGCAGATCTTTCACGTGgttaatcaatttataaatttttaaaacaaaacaatcgaagttcaattttatttttgtcgtaATCGAAGTTCAATTGTTGGATACAGGTCTGACGCGATCGTGATAAGATTTTATATGctatttaaaagaaatcatGTGGCCTGGCCAAACACACAAGTGTTATTAGTAAAAAACTATCTTCAGacttgttttatataaatacatttatttgtATCACCtattatgaattgttttttctccATATATATACGTTGGGTTATATCTTATTTCAAGTGGGTAGCTTATACTCTctctgttcctttttgtttgattgtttagaaaaaacacacatattaagaaaatatattaaatgttgattataaatgtattatttttagtgttttacagttttctataactctaaaccaatgatagttaactatttttcttgaaaattacaattcaccaatactaaccaataaatattacatagaaaacttaaaaaattaatcttttagaaacaatttttttttctaaacaatcaaacaaaaaggaacagagggagtatttAATTGCATCAGTTACAATTTTGAGAAACTCtcttactaaaaataatataaacaattaataaataagTAGAGagaatgacaaaaataaaaaatagtttctcTGCAGAGAAACTTTGGAGTAATGATGgaaaaactatatgtatagGTATGTGTTTATAATTGGACagaaactaaattatattaaatatatattttttttttttttgaaaaacttttaaagtaTATGTAAATCTATTGGTGAGATGGctaagtttctcttcttctattttttccttCTGGATATTAAGATCTATTATCTcattattatatgtttaatCCAAGATAATCACTTACCTGCCGGAATTGATTCTCGTTATATGTAAATCATCATGTTAAacagttaaaaaaattgtgatatgATCAAGTCCTATAAAAGTTTGAAATGATGATCaaacccaaacaaaattaagcttacaaaaagagaaaaaaataatatataagccttatgtttaacaaaatgtttagTTGATATAAGTCGTTTTTAGGATCTGATTGGTGCACATTTTAGCTGAAGAAAATGACTCTTAACGTCAGCTCAAAACATACCAATCAAGTAAAAAGACAAGAGAAAATAACTATGCTAGCTCTACTCTTCATATAACtgtaaaaagaaagagatgtttTCACCAATACAATAGGATgaaaatacttttcttttttgtttactccATTTAAAAGAGTTACTTTTActctatatttattatttataccAATGAAATCAGACATTTATATCAGTTTATAAGAggaaataaaactttaaagaaaagagagaaacatagCTTTTCGCCAATTTTCACTGTGTATCTGTATTCAAATAATtagagtaaaacaaaaaaaaattatacccAATcttaacataattattttcagCCTTTATTTTTCAGCTAAGATGATTTACCAATCAATTTTTAGGTGAGATAGTTATGATGCCTAATAAATTGGAGGTGCAAAgttcaacaaaaattttacttttatgtttAATTGAAAAAGACTGCTTCTCAGTTTAAGAACTATGGCCCATTTATAGATACTGATTAAAACGTGGATTGTAAAATGTGGGcaatcaatattattttaaaaatgtggaGCCATAGTTATTAACTGTGATTAAATTTCCCCCTCCTCCACTTTCACgcaaactaatatttaaaacagTCTTAACTGTGATTCAAGtaataagatttttcttttattattatttgacaGTACTTCCTCCGTATCATTTTAAGTGATATTTTAGGAAATGTTTTTAGAATGTAGAGTTGTAGAGGAAAAACTagcagaaaaacaaaaatgcaatttatatatagtacaGAAGGTTAGTTTAATTGTGTTTCGAgttaaatctcttttttgaTATGGAAAAttattctttaaattaaaatatttaacatttgaCTTTGGATAGGAGAAGATTAAAAGCTGAAAAGCTGGAACTTCAACACTTTTGAGAAAAGTGAGCTACAATAGTATTAATCTTACCATTTactgataaataaatatatactttctgttcaattttaatagttttcaaatttattcTTGTTGCACATAAACAACATaggatatataatttttttagttaggAAATATATGCTTTTACGTTTCTATGAAAATTCTAGATATGATTATAATTTActcttaaaatatgaaatagaaaaatggagtggaatattattatttagaaagatatatatatatatatatatatatatatttgtttgtatgCAGAATGTTAGACCAATATAATTAGTGGacatttctataaaaaaacaaaaaattgtggAATGGAtgggataaaaaaaaaagagagatcaaagataacattttaagatgtttttctttctttaattttcaacaattttagGCAATTTAGTAGTAGGGGGAAATGTATTTCTatgaaaatccaaatatatgCTAATGTATGCAACAAGGAAAGATATAGTAACCAAAACTCCACTTCATATtacaaacaataattatttttataaaagtatTGACTTGTCGTCTGCAAACGTGATTACGTGAACCTTACTggtaataatacaaaaatcaCAGCTCTAATTTGCCAACCCAATCCAGATCTCTCTAGTTCTCAACTTCTCATATAATTAttcattaatatatttattttgagattttggttgattttttgatatataaatattggaCTTGCCATTTTCTATTACAACCATCAAATCTCAATAAAGCAAAACGAACAAGAAAATGGCGAGCACGGAAGCTCTCTTACCCGTCACGTCCCTACAAGATCCATTATCTGAGTCAAGATCCGACCAGATCCCGGAGACCCGTCGGAGACGACCCATCAAAGTTCATCTTGCAGTCTATTCCGGTTTGCTCTTGATCGCTTTGTACGTCACTCTCATCGTCACACACGACGGCTCCAAGGCTGAAATAGCGACGGAGTCACGTCCTCGTATGGCCGGCGTGTCGGAGAAGAGCAACGACGGGGTTTGGATATCATCCGATGATGGGAAAGTTGAAGCGTTCCCGTGGAACAATACTATTTTGTCGTGGCAACGCACGGCGTTTCATTTCCAGCCTGAGAAAAATTGGATGAACGGTACGAACATAAAATGTTCTTCtaaaagattattttattaggtatgaataattgattaattaatcattattgatttttatattgttaaaaTAGCTAAACAAAAGTGTTTCATCTTTACAAAGAATgttcatttttcctttttctataGATTTGAATTTCGTAACCATTTATGAGACCATAACTTGAGGAACAAGATTTAAGTAAACACGCAAGAGTGaatttcaataattttgttattgtataTTACTGTATcatttgtaattaatttgttgatgttgttttgttgtctatCGAATGGCGTCGTGAATGGCAAATTTCTGGCTTCTTCGTCTGCAGATCCTAATGGTAAGCTCTAGATCCTACACTGAAGTCTTCTATTTTTGTGCTTCTAAAGATTTCCTTTGaccattatttattttatataaaataaaatatggattataaaaattttgattgGCTACACAATTGATAGATATATTTCAAACCCGTAAAATAGTATTGGTAGATAGATATATGACAACAAGGCACGTCCTTTGCGGACTACAATTAATGTCATTggataaaattgaaaaagaaatattggcaaaaacatttattaatttacacgtaaaaagtttttttgtttataatgtAAAGTAAACAGACAAAATCTGAACAGAAAGAGTCATTAAAGCCAATCagtttactttgtttttgcCTGTTTTGTATATACACCACGTGAGTCATGTGCATATTGTACAAATCATTGCTCACCTATTATTGTGTTTGGACAGTCCCCATTTGACTCATTCTATTAACCCAATTGTAACTGAAAcgtcatattttatttattttcttccttaaaAGTCACAAATATACAGTAATAACAGCTTATTGAAGTTATGAAACGTCGTACTTTATTGTGGTGTTTTATTAAGTAAACGtgtttcttctattgttttttattgtttttaaaccACTATCTCAGCATTTCAGAACAGAGGATGAATATATTATGCTATCATTTCGAATTTATATTAGTAAATTTGAAGTCATAATTATACTTTTTGAATGCTAATACTCAATTTGTGATTATTTTACCAGTGAAATGTTAATCCGAACAAATGAAATGTTAAACGTGTCCAGGTCCATTGTTCTATAAGGGATGGTACCATTTCTTCTATCAATACAACCCAAATGCAGCTGTGTGGGGTGACATTGTTTGGGGTCACGCCGTGTCAAAAGACCTTATCCACTGGCTTTATCTCCCAATAGCCATGGTTCCTGACCAATGGTACGATGCAAACGGTGTCTGGACCGGTTCAGCCACTTTTCTAGATGATGGCTCCATTGTCATGCTCTACACCGGTTCCACTGACGAATTCGTACAGGTACTGagtttcttaaaatctttgttCGTTTTGTTaactaatttttaatattgaaTTTTCCATCAGTTTTTGAAAGTGCTTTTGATGGATTTACAGTAATAAGTAACTATATAATAAGTATTGTATTGTTGCCGAATTCGTATCTAGCACACTAAAAAACATCATAATTGGTTACAAATCTTTTCAATCTAAGGTTGGTCTGACAAATCAATGGCTGAtatcattttgattattttaggTTCAAAACCTTGCCTATCCTGAAGACCCAAGCGACCCACTTTTGTTGAAATGGGTCAAGTTCTCCGGTAACCCTGTCCTCGTACCGCCTCCAGGTATTGGTGCAAAGGACTTCCGTGACCCAACAACAGCCTGGAAGACATCTTCTGGAAAATGGCGAATCACCATCGGTTCCAAAATCAATAGAACCGGAATATCTCTCATTTATGACACTACCGATTTCAAAACCTACGAGAAACACGAAACCTTGTTGCACCAAGTCCCCAACACCGGAATGTGGGAGTGCGTTGATTTTTACCCGGTGTCGAAGACTCAGCTCAATGGGCTCGATACTTCGGTCAACGGACCAGATGTCAAGCATGTCATCAAGGCTAGCATGGACGATACTAGAATTGACCATTATGCCATTGGGACGTACGATGATTCAAACGCTACATGGGTCCCCGATAATCCTTCTATCGATGTCGGAATCAGTACCGGTTTGAGATACGATTACGGGAAATATTATGCGTCAAAGACGTTTTACGATCAAAATAAGGGACGAAGAATCTTATGGGGTTGGATCGGTGAATCTGACAGTGAAGCTGCTGATGTACAAAAGGGTTGGTCTTCTGTTCAGGTACCTTTTCTTCACGTAGCGTGCTATGAACGTTAGGTCTTTGAGTTACTTGTTACCCGAGTTAGggcttaacttttttttgtaaccaTGATCAGGGCATCCCAAGAACTGTTGTATTGGACACAAGGACGCATAAAAACTTAGTCCAGTGGCCAGTTGAGGAAATCAAATCATTGAGACTAAGCAGCAAGAAATTTGACATGACTATTGGACCAGGGACTGTGGTTCCGGTCGATGTGGGTTCCGCCACTCAGCTAGACATAGAGGCTGAGTTCGAGATCAAGACCGATGATCTCAAGTTATTCTTTGATGATGACTCTGTGGAGGCCGACAATAAATTCAGCTGCGAAACAAACGGAGGCTCCACAGCGCGTGGTGCTTTAGGGCCTTTTGGATTCTCGGTTCTCGCTGACGAGGGCTTGTCAGAACAAACTCCGGTTTACTTCTATGTGACTAAGGGAAAACATTCAAAACTCAATACTGTCTTCTGCACTGACACCTCAAGGTTATCAATCTATACCCATATATTAATAGATTCTTCTATTATACAAATCaagtaattattaattaatcaaaatcattttttatagGTCGACTTTGGCAAACGATGTGGTGAAACCAATCTATGGAAGCTTCGTACCGGTCTTAAAAGGAGAGAAATTGACAATGAGAATCTTGGTATTACATTAATAACCTTATTCATTAGTTTtcgtaaaataatttaatatctttccgttgttattaatttaaatgtttattattAGGTTGATCATTCGATCGTAGAAGGATTCGCACAAGGTGGAAGATCATGTATTACCTCAAGAGTATATCCCACAAAAGCTATCTATGGAGCTACCAAGCTCTTCTTGTTCAATAACGCCATTGATGCGACCGTTACGGCGTCGTTTACGGTCTGGCAAATGAACAATGCTTTTATTCATCCTTACTCTTCAGACGATCTCGGTGTTCCTTCCAGCACCTGATGAGTTTTCTCATCCTTTCTTGTTAgtcttttgattgttgttaAATAATATGGGTTTGATTTTATCTGTGTTTGATTCATCATGtgagtgaagagaagaaaataacatttattttctccttttttgaaagagtaaattattttcttcgtACAACATcaataaatatgaaagaacAACGTCACCGATTATCTTTGTAACCTTTTCCACACTTTCACCGATCAATTGCGTGATGCATGATGTTGAATCATCCGTTTGCATGACATGACGTTAAGAAGAAAGTTTGAATATGTAAAacattcttcattttttctagAGAGGTCAAATTCTGTCTCTAACTTACCTTCGTACACAAAGCCGTGCGAGTTCTAATGCTGGTACAGACTTCAATTTCCTTGACCAATTTTTGAATGTCCAAGAGCAAGTTGTAAAATGGCCAAGAACTCCACTTTTCTTGGCAATTTCGTGTTAAATGGAATCCACAACCAAAcaatagaaataacaaaagagcTGTTCTCAACTGTAATAATGATTTGCATCTTGCGAACATCACTGTAATGTCATTTTTCGTCTCATGTGAAATCATATATCAAGTGTTCTGAATGATCATATGAGCAAAGAATGTGATATGGAGACTATAACTTTCTTATAGACGGTTGTATCCAATAAAATGGGAAGTTTTAGCTGCCTTCATTACCTCGAAATAAAGGAGATAGGCAGAAATTTACCTTTGTTAATGCGGGTTCTGGTAATGAGCTTTTTATACAGAATTCCACAATTTTTTCGAGATATCAAATTGTAATTTGtgagctttttattttatctccTACAAGACCACTAAAACAGTTGTAACCATGACTCAATATGAGTTAAAAAGCTTAGCAGTTCACAAGACaatcaccaaacaaaaatcattgagctttgtgaaaaagaaggaaggggagaaacaaaagcaaagtCACCCTCGAGCCCGAAAAATCTCAATTCGAAATCTGAAATCTGCTTGAAGAGTGCTCCTTATCAACCCTTGTTTGCAGCCTAACAGTAGTAACAGATAAATAACAAAGATTAGTATCAGTCATGTTCAAGAAGCTTACACAAAACCGTAACCAAAATATACACATATTTATCTGCCTGTAACATGAGAACATCCGTTAAGAAATAAGCAACGTAAAAAGGTTAATTCACCTCGCAGATGCTGCTTTCAAGGGGATATGGTTTGCTCGACTATTCTCTCGACTCAAGGATGATGAAACTGTTTTAAGAAAGCATATCGAGGAAGCTTTTGTCCAATCTCCCATCATGTAACATATTAGTGACCAAGCCAATGGTTGAAGCATCTCCAGCAAACCCGCAACTCCTCATTTCTTTGATGAGTTCAGCTGATGCTTCTCTGTCACCATCTCTAAGGCGTGCCCTAATCAGCGTATTATAGCAACCGCTGTTTGGAAGAGTCCCatcttctttcatttctttaaataaGGCATCTGCTTCCTCCTTTGAACCTTTCCTACAAAATCCTGATATCATTGTATTGTACGCTACAACATCCGGCTTCACTCCTTTAAGGCTGAGATTACAAAATAGATCCCACCCATCTTCCACCTTCCCTGCCTTGCACATCCCTTCAATCATAATATTATATGTGTAAATAGTAGGTTCCATTTTACTCCTTTGCAGATACTCGAATACAACCATTGCTTTCTCTAGCTTCCCATTTTTACAAAGTCCATCTAACAAAGTGTTGTATGTCATAATATTGGGAGGCACGCCATCAGATACCATCTCTTTGAATATTTCTTGAGCCATATCACAATCTCCAGCTTGAAATAACCCTTGGATAAGAATGTTGTAAGTGACAGTGTTGCCAACCAATCCTCTTTGAGACATCTCACGGAAGACTTCCATACCCTCTTCTACCCTTTTATACTTGCAAAATCCCTTTATAAGCGTATTATAAGTCACTACATCTGGAAAACAATGCTTGCTAACCATGAACTCAAACATCTGCTTGGCCTCGTCTAGACGATCGTGCATACAAAACCCGTTGATCAATGAACTGTATGTGACAATACTAGGATCTATGGACCTTTTGACCATCTCGTCGTACAATTTCTCAGCCTCTACAAGCTTGCCCTCCTTCACAAACGCATCGATCAATGCGCTGAAAGTGAATACATCAGGGTTGATTTTCCTCTCAATCATATCACTAAGGAGGCGAGAGGCATCACTCCATCTTCCGTAATTACAAAGGCAACTTATGAGGGAGCTGTAGGTAACAACATTTGGTCTAATGccttttgtttccatttctttAAATAGGTTGAGCGCATCATCCATATGTTTGTATTTGCAAAGACCATCAATGATTGTGTTGTAGATCAAAACACCAGGTTCTAATTTCCCTTGTTCCATCTTGTTGAGCAGATTAAAAGCCAAATCAGTATCACCTCTCTTACATAATCCATTTACTACCACTCCATAAGTAACCAGATCTGGTTGACAACCTTTTGCAACCATTCGATCAATTAAAGCCATTGCTTCTGAAGCTTTGTTGTGAAGAAAAAGTCCATGGATTAGAGTGTTAAATGTGACGGTATTGGGTTGATACCCCGTTACGAACATCTGATCAACCAAAGCTACAGCCTCGGATATCCTCTTACTGTGGCAATACCCATTGAGCAGCGAAGAAAGCGTGACAATATTGGGCTCATAGCCAAGTTTCATCATCTTGCCAAGAACAGCTAAAGCAAGAGGGAGTTGAGAGCGTCGACAAAAACAGTTAATCAAAATACTGTAAGTATAGTGATTATGAGGAATTCCCAAGTTTTGCATCTGCTCGCCGAGAGAGATGACAACATCGAACTTGTTCATCTTAGCAATTGCACTCAACAGTTTGCTGAACTCAATGATGGAAGGGAAGGGACGAGACTTGACCATTTCACCGAACAGAGCAACAGCGTCATCTAACTTTAATTCACTCAGCCCATTTCTACTCAGTTTCTCTCTGTAATCATAACTAGTCTTACCAGAGAAAGCTCGTCtccagaaaaaggaaaaagagggAGAAACAGTTGCAGCATTACCTCTCACCACAAGACTCCGATGAACAAATCTCTTCGCAGTTGATGCAATCGCAAACGATATCCTCATTCtcgatttgatttcttctcaaGCTCTCTGATTCGGAAGCTCTGTAAAATTCAACCAAACCCTAAACGAACCACCACTGTGAGAGACTGTGAGAGTAATaaggcagagagagagagagtgaatgTTGAAACCGGTTTAGTAATTATGTTGTAGTCTGGGCATTATCGGTTTGCGTTTTTAAACCGAATCAAGAAGCTTGAGAGAGAAtgattgtaaatttgtaattccACCAAGCGAGAATAGAAGAGTAGAAACTAGTCTACAACAACTAGATGCATCAAGGTCAGAAACGTGCTTCGGTAGCTTCGTCCTCCCATTCAACACCGTCTAACAATATAGAATACCTTTAGCCTTTTCAATGATTGCTTTGTTCCCGAAATTAGAATATTCTGATTAAAACTTACACAACAGTTTGG
This sequence is a window from Arabidopsis thaliana chromosome 1 sequence. Protein-coding genes within it:
- the RPF2 gene encoding rna processing factor 2, whose translation is MRISFAIASTAKRFVHRSLVVRGNAATVSPSFSFFWRRAFSGKTSYDYREKLSRNGLSELKLDDAVALFGEMVKSRPFPSIIEFSKLLSAIAKMNKFDVVISLGEQMQNLGIPHNHYTYSILINCFCRRSQLPLALAVLGKMMKLGYEPNIVTLSSLLNGYCHSKRISEAVALVDQMFVTGYQPNTVTFNTLIHGLFLHNKASEAMALIDRMVAKGCQPDLVTYGVVVNGLCKRGDTDLAFNLLNKMEQGKLEPGVLIYNTIIDGLCKYKHMDDALNLFKEMETKGIRPNVVTYSSLISCLCNYGRWSDASRLLSDMIERKINPDVFTFSALIDAFVKEGKLVEAEKLYDEMVKRSIDPSIVTYSSLINGFCMHDRLDEAKQMFEFMVSKHCFPDVVTYNTLIKGFCKYKRVEEGMEVFREMSQRGLVGNTVTYNILIQGLFQAGDCDMAQEIFKEMVSDGVPPNIMTYNTLLDGLCKNGKLEKAMVVFEYLQRSKMEPTIYTYNIMIEGMCKAGKVEDGWDLFCNLSLKGVKPDVVAYNTMISGFCRKGSKEEADALFKEMKEDGTLPNSGCYNTLIRARLRDGDREASAELIKEMRSCGFAGDASTIGLVTNMLHDGRLDKSFLDMLS